A genome region from Tolypothrix sp. PCC 7712 includes the following:
- a CDS encoding caspase, EACC1-associated type — protein sequence MAKYALLIGASEYESQKINNLSGVVKDIEAMQRVLQNSGIGGFDEVKFLSNPDSDTMRSEIEQLFMEKCQKDDVVLLYFSGHGYRHEDGSLFFISRNTQVNPQGFPRIGTAVDAKFIHQNYMSRSKSKRQVLILDCCFSGAFAERMSAKDIANLSIKNEIGEQLGGEGRAVLTSSTATQQSFEDSGGGVYTRYLVEGIEKGAADSDNDGVITVAELHEYAKRKVQEAKPAMKPEIFAVKEGYTIRLAKAPVDDPQLEYRKEVEQCVIDSEISELGRFILDLRQTELGLTSEKAKEIENEVLKPFREFQESLQKYEKALTAVLQKQQNLSDSNLKLLKRLQQVLKLRDEDVAAIHNFLILSSEKGVYYTKLRDLLAAGNWKDADMETYRVMIQALGKKEGDYFKDEELLNFPCTDLRTIDRLWVKYSNGHFGFSVQKEIYLSVGGKLDGTYDDEAWNQFRDRVGWRVESSWISYTHVTFSTSAPRAHLPVVFGEEGERLRVRGYLVYWSAGLVFSRIETCKL from the coding sequence ATGGCGAAATATGCATTGCTGATTGGAGCTAGTGAGTATGAGTCTCAAAAAATAAATAACTTATCTGGTGTAGTTAAAGATATTGAAGCAATGCAGCGTGTTTTGCAGAATTCAGGGATAGGTGGATTTGATGAAGTCAAATTTTTGTCTAATCCTGATTCCGATACCATGCGCTCAGAAATTGAGCAGTTGTTTATGGAAAAATGCCAGAAAGATGACGTAGTACTGCTTTATTTTTCTGGACATGGTTATAGACATGAAGACGGAAGTTTATTTTTTATCAGCCGCAACACTCAAGTTAATCCTCAAGGTTTCCCTAGAATTGGTACAGCAGTAGATGCTAAATTCATCCATCAAAATTACATGAGTCGCAGCAAATCTAAGCGACAAGTATTAATTCTTGACTGTTGCTTTAGCGGTGCTTTTGCAGAGAGGATGAGTGCCAAAGATATTGCTAATCTTAGTATTAAAAATGAAATTGGTGAGCAATTAGGTGGTGAAGGTAGAGCTGTGCTAACTTCATCAACAGCTACACAACAATCCTTTGAAGATTCAGGCGGCGGAGTTTACACCCGCTACTTGGTTGAGGGAATTGAAAAAGGAGCAGCTGATAGTGACAATGATGGTGTGATTACCGTAGCTGAACTGCATGAATATGCCAAGCGCAAGGTGCAGGAAGCAAAACCAGCGATGAAGCCAGAAATCTTTGCCGTTAAAGAAGGTTATACAATTCGTCTAGCCAAAGCACCAGTTGATGATCCACAATTAGAGTATCGCAAAGAAGTTGAGCAATGTGTAATAGATAGTGAAATATCGGAACTGGGACGCTTTATTTTGGATCTCAGACAAACGGAACTAGGGTTAACTTCAGAAAAAGCAAAAGAGATAGAAAATGAAGTTCTCAAACCATTCCGTGAGTTTCAGGAAAGCTTACAGAAATATGAAAAAGCACTGACTGCAGTATTACAAAAGCAGCAAAATTTAAGTGATAGTAATCTTAAGTTATTAAAACGATTACAGCAAGTTCTCAAACTTCGAGATGAGGATGTTGCGGCCATACATAATTTCTTGATTCTCAGTTCAGAGAAAGGCGTATACTATACCAAACTGCGCGACTTGCTAGCAGCAGGGAACTGGAAAGATGCTGATATGGAAACATATCGAGTGATGATTCAGGCTCTAGGTAAAAAGGAAGGTGATTACTTTAAGGATGAAGAATTATTAAACTTTCCTTGTACAGACCTCCGCACGATTGACCGCTTATGGGTAAAATACAGCAATGGACACTTTGGCTTCAGCGTTCAAAAGGAAATTTACTTGAGCGTTGGCGGTAAGCTAGATGGCACGTACGACGATGAAGCCTGGAATCAATTTCGTGATCGCGTAGGATGGAGAGTGGAAAGCTCCTGGATTAGTTACACCCACGTCACTTTTAGTACCTCTGCCCCTAGGGCACACCTCCCAGTTGTTTTTGGGGAGGAGGGGGAGAGATTGAGGGTGAGGGGGTATTTGGTTTATTGGAGTGCGGGGTTGGTTTTCTCTCGCATCGAGACTTGTAAACTGTAA